The Plutella xylostella chromosome 9, ilPluXylo3.1, whole genome shotgun sequence genome has a segment encoding these proteins:
- the LOC105384137 gene encoding flocculation protein FLO11: MSIPPYPSEDLAKLVLGYLAEEQLMTVYDEFLLASPYLDAHVNEYERLNMKSLRSLVSESWSVKIYVEKCKPYSLRKKLLQFSNLLEVFKYLVSNFDVKTIQPCSTNTDKTGARTSHISNVSRSKDLEEEFQPRRSPVQENQNDAVPTTSNLVEATSLADLPGNTHHNIRRKHMRVLDKDGPEAARLEAHRGELEETSSEHHSHTAPQAQTDSARGNVYGPGFCINPRNEMIGAVNDNPNFISDTRGISTTEGTSQDGLFQTGNNAESVRSIPVSSTSEFRNNLSSTNPDFSSQLNTAAAQKTNPPYLFQVTHPMNLLVQSSDTVSNSSKSSDDNKIRILSDVKVDGKPKPCGVSKQTELQMAKFSPMMQTQTIVINGTPAYKGYQARKVTFTRDEIMAMPTMILMPTPGPSTTQSTTATSDPSTTSVPVSSETTAALSLGPLTIDITSSPAPGKPGPDCEPETNSNLVTTIDLKNASVPKDSVITVLGKTSTPQVLPPARKSSSTPRRSSHVRVLDFTTPRRILHETINENPAVEVIVSRSPNLHIPNVPFPESVEPDTQAAEEPVDKKTDDESSSKENKTAATVKSKSNWDADLRALALASAPPEPKPPVKRVRKKKVPGEVIVETNKKTPRGCMSKKKKRLSAEKAEPPVVTEVKEKVEEKVVVETAVKPTINIITEWKNPAQEAQTETKNKSKEDTSADTPEMDRVSLQNAMGAKLNISDLFETPYKQALYDIQMDTPKFLRPDIPIADEPVSEIKITDIPTPRFLIDTPAYVAKTSQATPSSYSSRPTDYSSGGSYYKPDEQDFMPHPDDLGSPIKYVDTSKPDESKDKSRSRLSSRPVRQCTKNVKYSDVREKTSEKGSDVDVTTVDNSSQTHVDSSSENNGVDRRKDDKKIDTKTKPKADNRRKSSNTSRKRKTPVKKATPKTFMKIKPRRPTPVKDNKRKSTVSESLQRKRTSSKEKSSFATPPITPAPTKSRRKSSTPRKLHTKVLTSSSESPENNITTKAVDTGKSIAPTAVDSDTENIPLRWSDDCSLEGKPKEADTSSFTGSEDIMQIKAYLEQSMKNPIEKIGEGELGSLHIDLIKRGFDIETAKSIERDLLDSPALSNPGPSNATNVPKEVAKEAKKAEDNDAKEVLDKTVSDSSGLDLVVVQDESEDEEELSYYQCHEGDANYITYTFDEKADHPKREVQTLKENFTIEFCMEDDVIRLQTTSLQVYLDEEPSNVMEVRETEPVTRVDYSSMNTPMKESFHAQCRDLFDSTLASLDTPLKANSPIREESIAEIVLEVEKIEEAKEKTKKRKRASGSSSEDSLVDGKRTKRDASLMRNIDIETVLSKLHGP, translated from the exons ATGTCTATACCGCCGTATCCATCTGAGGACCTTGCTAAATTAGTGCTGG GATACCTGGCGGAGGAGCAATTGATGACGGTCTACGATGAGTTTCTGCTGGCTAGTCCGTACTTAGATGCTCACGTGAACGAGTATGAAAGGCTTAATATGAAGTCTTTGCGTAGCCTCGTTTCAGAGAGTTGGTCCGTCAAAATTTACG tGGAAAAATGCAAACCATACTCTCTGAGGAAGAAACTTTTACAGTTCTCCAATCTACTGGAGGTTTTCAAGTACCTGGTGTCAAATTTTGATGTGAAGACTATACAACCATGCAGTACAAATACAGACAAGACTGG TGCAAGAACATCACACATATCAAATGTATCTAGAAGTAAGGATCTTGAGGAAGAGTTTCAGCCGAGAAGATCTCCAGTTCAAGAGAACCAGAATGATGCGGTTCCCACCACATCCAATCTGGTGGAGGCCACCTCTCTAGCTGATTTACCAG GCAACACACATCACAACATCAGAAGAAAGCACATGCGGGTGTTGGACAAGGACGGTCCGGAGGCGGCGAGGCTGGAGGCTCACCGCGGAGAACTTGAGGAGACCAGCTCCGAGCACCACTCACACACGGCACCACAAGCACAGACAGACAGCGCAAGAGGAAATGTCTATGGTCCGGGCTTTTGT ATAAATCCACGTAATGAAATGATTGGTGCCGTGAACGACAATCCCAACTTTATATCTGACACCCGCGGCATATCCACTACAGAGGGAACATCACAAGATGGTTTATTCCAAACAGGAAACAATG CTGAGTCTGTCAGATCAATACCGGTTTCCAGTACTTCGGAATTCAGAAATAactt ATCATCAACCAACCCAGATTTCAGCTCACAACTCAACACCGCTGCCGCTCAAAAAACCAATCCTCCGTACCTGTTCCAAGTGACTCACCCAATGAACCTTCTTGTTCAGAGCTCCGACACCGTTTCCAACAGCAGTAAATCCAGTGACGACAACAAAATACGGATACTCTCTGATGTCAAAGTTGATGGGAAACCTAAACCTTGTGGCGTTAGCAAACAGACAGAACTTCAGATGGCTAAGTTTAGCCCGATGATGCAAACGCAGACGATAGTTATAAATGGCACGCCGGCGTATAAGGGCTACCAGGCGCGGAAAGTCACGTTCACACGGGACGAGATTATGGCCATGCCCACCATGATATTAATGCCTACTCCAG GCCCATCTACAACTCAATCCACAACCGCAACAAGTGATCCTTCAACAACCAGTGTGCCTGTATCTAGCGAAACAACCGCGGCACTGTCTCTCGGACCCCTCACCATAGACATAACAAGCAGTCCTGCCCCGGGGAAACCCGGCCCGGACTGCGAACCAGAAACAAACTCCAATTTAGTCACTACCATAGACTTAAAAAACGCTTCGGTCCCCAAAGATTCCGTCATTACAGTTCTCGGTAAAACTAGCACTCCGCAAGTCTTGCCGCCGGCGAGGAAATCGTCTTCGACTCCTCGACGCTCTTCACATGTCAGGGTGCTAGACTTCACCACACCGAGAAGGATATTACACGAAACAATCAACGAAAACCCCGCGGTTGAAGTTATTGTTAGCCGCAGCCCCAACCTTCATATACCTAATGTACCTTTCCCGGAATCTGTAGAGCCTGACACACAAGCTGCTGAAGAGCCTGTAGATAAGAAGACTGATGATGAAAGCTCCTCTAAGGAAAATAAGACAGCTGCAACAGTAAAGAGTAAATCAAATTGGGACGCAGATTTGCGCGCCTTGGCTCTAGCCTCTGCACCGCCAGAGCCAAAACCACCTGTTAAACGTGTTAGAAAAAAGAAAGTTCCGGGTGAAGTTATTGTAGAAACAAATAAGAAAACGCCCAGAGGATGTATGTCAAAGAAGAAGAAACGCCTATCGGCAGAGAAAGCTGAGCCACCAGTTGTGACAGAGGTCAAAGAGAAGGTAGAAGAGAAAGTCGTAGTTGAAACAGCGGTTAAACCCACTATCAATATCATCACAGAATGGAAAAACCCAGCCCAGGAGGCTCAAACggaaactaaaaacaaatccAAAGAAGACACATCGGCGGATACTCCAGAAATGGACCGTGTTTCCCTGCAAAATGCGATGGGGGCTAAACTGAATATCTCCGATCTATTCGAAACTCCGTACAAGCAAGCTCTGTACGATATTCAGATGGACACGCCTAAATTCTTGCGTCCGGACATACCGATCGCTGATGAACCAGTTTCTGAGATTAAAATTACTGATATTCCTACACCTAGATTCTTGATTGATACTCCAGCTTACGTCGCAAAAACATCGCAAGCCACGCCGTCGTCGTATTCCTCGCGGCCGACAGATTACTCCAGCGGTGGTTCTTATTATAAACCAGACGAACAAGATTTCATGCCGCATCCAGACGACCTAGGAAGTCCGATCAAATATGTTGATACATCAAAACCTGATGAAAGTAAGGATAAAAGTAGAAGCCGGTTAAGTTCCAGACCGGTAAGACAATGCACCAAAAATGTAAAATACTCAGATGTAAGAGAAAAGACAAGTGAAAAAGGTAGTGATGTGGATGTTACAACTGTTGATAATTCATCACAAACCCATGTGGATAGTTCATCGGAAAACAATGGAGTTGATCGACGAAAAGATGACAAAAAAATAGATACTAAAACAAAGCCTAAAGCAGATAATAGAAGAAAATCAAGCAACACAAGTAGGAAGCGCAAGACGCCAGTTAAAAAAGCTACACCGAagacatttatgaaaatcaaaCCTCGTAGACCTACACCTGTTAAagataataaaagaaaaagtaCTGTTTCGGAATCTCTACAACGGAAGCGAACGTCTAGTAAGGAAAAGTCGTCTTTTGCCACTCCACCTATAACTCCAGCTCCAACTAAATCGAGGCGGAAATCGTCTACTCCCAGAAAATTACACACCAAAGTTTTAACTAGTAGTTCAGAAAGTCCTGAGAATAATATAACCACTAAAGCGGTTGACACTGGCAAATCCATAGCTCCAACGGCAGTTGATTCTGATACTGAAAACATCCCTCTAAGGTGGTCAGATGACTGCTCGCTAGAAGGTAAGCCAAAAGAGGCAGATACCTCGTCTTTTACTGGATCTGAAGATATTATGCAAATAAAAGCTTATCTTGAACAATCTATGAAAAATCCAATAGAAAAAATAGGTGAAGGTGAATTAGGTAGTCTTcatattgatttaattaaaagagGGTTTGATATTGAAACTGCGAAAAGTATTGAGAGAGATTTACTTGATTCGCCAGCCCTTAGTAATCCGGGGCCATCGAATGCTACTAATGTACCAAAAGAGGTAGCTAAAGAGGCGAAGAAAGCAGAAGATAACGATGCCAAAGAAGTCTTAGATAAAACAGTTTCTGATAGTAGCGGATTAGATTTAGTAGTGGTACAAGACGAATCGGAAGACGAAGAGGAACTATCTTACTATCAATGTCACGAAGGGGACGCaaattacattacatacacATTTGATGAAAAGGCGGACCATCCTAAACGTGAGGTTCAAACtttaaaagaaaatttcacaattGAATTCTGTATGGAAGATGACGTTATAAGATTGCAAACTACTTCTTTACAAGTCTATTTAGACGAAGAACCAAGCAATGTCATGGAAGTTAGGGAAACCGAACCTGTGACTAGGGTAGATTACAGTAGTATGAATACACCTATGAAAGAGTCGTTCCACGCACAATGCAGAGACCTATTCGATTCGACACTCGCCAGTTTGGACACTCCTTTAAAAGCGAATTCACCAATTAGGGAAGAATCGATAGCAGAAATAGTATTAGAAGTAGAAAAGATTGAAGAAGCTAAGGAGAAAACGAAAAAGAGAAAAAGAGCCAGTGGCTCGAGTTCGGAAGATTCCCTAGTAGATGGTAAGAGAACTAAACGAGATGCTAGTCTGATGCGAAACATCGACATTGAGACAGTATTGAGTAAACTACACGGGCCGTAG